The genomic window CAACTTTTGGGGACAACCAAGCTGTTCAGGCAGACATAGCTCTGTACCATGGCCAGAGAAAAAGGGACTTCTGGGGCAACACATTGGTGATGTCCCTTGTAATCAGGCCAGTGAATATGGACTTCCCACAGTGCCAGAGAGAGCTGGCTttgggggacagctggatggAGATGCCTCCATGGGACAGTTGGATAGAGAGAGCACTCAGTTACAGCCAGACGGCGATAACTCTCTGGTGAGGCCAGGGAGACCCAATATCTGGTCACAGCCCCATAGATATGGCCCTGAGGTGCAACTAGGAGGCGAGGGTCTGCTGGGACAGCTGGACAGCAAGATCACTCAGGGGCATCCAAGCAGAGATGGTCTCCTGGTGGGAACAGAGCCAGCTGGCTTCTGGGTGCCAATGGATGGGGATATTGGCACTGTGGAGCAGCAGGACAGAGAAGACCCTGAGGTGGGGCCCAGTAGAGATGGCTCTGTTGTAAGGCCAGAGACATCTGGTATCTGTGAACAATTGGCCAGAAGTGGCTCTGAGCCCAAGCTAGACCAAGATGGACACCTGGTTGCTTTGGACAACAACTTCTCCCCAGGGCAGGTGGTCGTAGGAGGTCCAGGAGAGGCTTTGGAATTCCTTCTGCTTGAGGAGAGATGCCACTCCCTGCTCTCCAGGGGCCTACAGGGTCCCGTGCCTCGAGTGATCATTACCTCTGAGCCTGGGACTGGACTACTGTGCAGAGAGCAAGAAGGCCCTTCCATCCATCCCGTGGGATCCCCAGCCAGAGGCCCTGGAGGCAGTGGCGGCCTGTCGTCTGCTTCATCCTTCGATGAATCTGAGGACGATGTGGTCATCGGGGGTGGAGGCAGCAGTGACCCGGAGGAGGGACCTAGGGTGAATGGAACCCCTTCCCATGGTTTCCATATGCCCTTCCCCAGATTATTCTTACTCTCTTCCCTCACCTTCCTCACTTCTACTGCCCCTCATCTGTCCCCTTGTCCCCACCAGCTCGGCCGGGTCTTTCTTCTCATGGAGGGTCTTCACTCAACCTGTTCTTACTCCTTTCCCCATTGCACATCCCTCAAAAACATAGGGTGGGGCTCCTGGTGAGTCAGGTCCTACTTGCCCTCACCAGGCTGGTTTGGAGGGACCAGGGGCCAGGTGTGAGTGATGGAGCAGGAATTCTTTGGTCAGACACCTGGGGCTTAGGGCAAGATACCGGGCTCTGAGAGAATGACAGCGGGGGCTGCCCAGAATCCCACACCCCTCTCCTCTCCAGTCTCAGTGGGCTTCTTGGAAGAGGGAATGTTGGGAAAAAGGTTCACCTCGGAGCCCTCCCCAATTTCCACCTCCATTCCATTAGCGCAGGAAGTGCGCAGGAAATCCATCCAAATTCATGCATAGGCATGAAGGTATATAGTGGGCCAGGTGAATGTAAATAGACACATGGAAGGGACATGTCAAAGCATGTATATGTGCGGAGGAGACCAGCATGTGGAATCCTAGAGCTTTGTTACTCTGCCTCTCCGTCtgtctcctccatctctcttaGTTACTTAGGGATATTCAGGGTTGGAAAGGGCCTTGTAGCCTCCTTTCCCTTCATTTGATAGGTGGGTATCCTGGGGCTCCTGGAGAGACGGAAATCTCCCAGTGCTATGCAGTGAGTCAGGGAGGAAAATCCTAGGGCTCCTGCTTCCCTGGCCAGGCTTCCCCAATTTTATTTTAGCCCGGACATCACCCAACTGTTTTCCAGCCCCACAACAGGAGGGCCATCCCAGGAACATGATTTTCTTTTTACCAATCATTCCCAACCTCTGTCTTCTCTCCTTTTGttgtcttcctctccctcttctgctTCTGTTTCTGTCTACTTTGGGCTCCCTCTATCTCCCCCCATCTCTGCCTCTGTGGTGGtctttccatctccttctccttccctctctttgtctctgaccCCTGGCCCTTATTGAGAAGGATTAATCTGCCTCCAGAGAGGTGAGGTCTCTTGGGACGGTGTCTTTCCCTCCAGCCTTTGCCAGTGGGAGGGTCTGCGGGGTTGCCTCCTTCCTGCTGGTACTCTCCTGCCAGTACCTCACCTTACTTTCCCCCTCCACTTAAACTAAAAATTCTGCTCTCTCTTGATCAGAACATGCCCTGGAGGAAGCTGAAGACGGCTGTGCACTGTTCCCCCTTTGTTGTCTCCTTCAGAAAGCACTATCCCTGGGTCCAGCTTTCCGGACACAAGGGTAGGGGCCAGGATCCatcgagggagggagggatggagccCACTGACGACTGGCCCTTCTGCACCCTAGGGAGAGGGTCCAGGCCCTTCTccagaagggaaactgaggcagggaacAGAAGTGAATGCGCTGCAGAACAGGGCTGCCAGGGTCCCTAAGCTCTGATTGGTTTGTGAGGAGGAAGGTGGGCTCTCTCTTTGCCCTAGCTCTGACCCACTCAGAAAGTTGCTACTTTACTTCTAGGGAACTTCCAGGCTGGGGAGGATGGGCGGATCCTGAAGAGATTCTGTGAAAGTGAACAGCGAAGCCTGGAACAGCTGATGGGAGATACTCTCCGACCTTTTGTGCCTACCTATTATGGGGTAGTGGAGCAGGATGGAGAGACCTTCAACCAGATGGAGGACCTGCTGGCTGACTTTAGTGCACCTTCCATTATGGACTGCAAGATGGGCAGTAGGTGGGCTGATTAGGACTGAGTCATCTCAGGAGGGGAAGTGGGTACTGGGCAATGAGTGGggacagaggaaagtatgggagGGACCCTAGAGAGTGCTAGGGATGTCTGAGGGAGGAGGCATTGACTCAGGGATGTGAGGAACACCAGGAGCTTTGGGGCTCCTAGCCTGATGTGGGCCTGAAAACCttgtggtggggaggggggacaTCCCTGAAGCCTCCCCCCTGGCATCTTCCCCCAAGGACATACCTCGAGGAAGAGCTAGCAAAGGCTCGAGAGCGTCCCCGGCCTCGTAGAGACATGTATGAAAAGATGGTGGCTGTGGACCCCAGTGCCCCAACCCCAGAGGAGCACGCCCAGGGTGCTGTCACCAAGCCCCGCTACATGCAGTGGCGAGAGACGGTGAGCTCGACTGCCACTCTGGGCTTCCGGATCGAGGGCATCAAGGTGAGAAAGCCTTTGGGGGAGAGCTCTGCTAGAGTGAAGGAACTAGGGAAGGCTTGGAAGGGAAAGCCAAGTCCAAGGGAACTGGGATGAGCCCCCAGTTGC from Monodelphis domestica isolate mMonDom1 chromosome 4, mMonDom1.pri, whole genome shotgun sequence includes these protein-coding regions:
- the ITPKC gene encoding inositol-trisphosphate 3-kinase C isoform X2, translating into MGSLLPSKNMPWRKLKTAVHCSPFVVSFRKHYPWVQLSGHKGNFQAGEDGRILKRFCESEQRSLEQLMGDTLRPFVPTYYGVVEQDGETFNQMEDLLADFSAPSIMDCKMGSRTYLEEELAKARERPRPRRDMYEKMVAVDPSAPTPEEHAQGAVTKPRYMQWRETVSSTATLGFRIEGIKKADGTCNTNFKKTQGTEQVTRALEDFVDGDRSLLRKYVERLEELRGTLETSPFFRTHEVVGSSLLFVHDQTGLAKVWMIDFGKTVPLPAPQTLSHRLPWEEGNREDGYLWGLDNIIQLLDSLALS